Sequence from the Candidatus Marinimicrobia bacterium CG08_land_8_20_14_0_20_45_22 genome:
GTCAAACGAAATCAATTCCAATCCAAATCCGTAACCCGCGAACAATGGACTGACGTTAAGCCGCGATGGAACCTGAATTTTCCGAAACACGCCGATTATTCTATCTATAATTTCTTCGGGATCGCGATTCTTTTCTATCTCCTGAAAGTATTTCTGGAAGGAAGCGGCGGTACCGGCGGCTACATGATTCAACGGTATTTTGCCGCGAAAAGTGACCGCGAAGCCGGACTGCTTTCCCTTTTCTGGACGTTTCTGCTCTCTTTCAGATGGCTATTCATCGGTTCGATTGCGATTCTGGGCATTTACTATTTTAATAATATCGACACGAGTATTCAGTCGATGGATCCGGAAAAAGTCCTGCCAATTGTCATACACCAGATGATTCCGAAAGGATTGAAAGGGCTGATGGTTGCCGGAATGATGGCGGCGGCAATGTCAACTTTTAGTGCGACGATTAACGCCGGAGCCACTTACTGGGTCAAAGATATTTACCAAACCTACATGAATCCAAAAGCATCACAGCGGAGATTGGTTTGGCATAGCAAGATTTCGTCAATCATCATTGTAATGATCGGCGTCGGTTTCGCTTTTACGATCCGGAACATCAACGAAATATGGGGCTGGATCACGATGAGCATCGGCTCCGGTTTGCTGATTCCATTTCTCGCCAGATGGTACTGGTGGCGGCTGAACGGCTATGGCTTTTCATGGGCCGTAGTCGTTGGAATGACCGCCGCGGTTATCCAAAAATTGGTCTTCCCATATCTGCCGGAATATGTTTCATTCCTGATTATCAACGCAATCGTGGCCATCACATTAGTCGTTGTGACATTATTGACGCCCGCCCCAGAAGACAAGGTGCTGGGAAATTTCTACAATATTACCAAGCCGTTCGGATTCTGGGGGAAATTTAAATCCCGGCTGGAGCCTTCAATGCAGAAAGAATTGACAAGAGAACACAAATTTGACGTTTTCACTCTTTTGTTGGCTGTGCCATGGCAAGTTTGCCTGTTCTTGATGTGGATGACGCTCGTGATGAAGCGATTCGACACATTCTGGATTCTGTTTGGATCGACAACGGTTTTGTCTGTGGCGCTTTACTTCGTCTGGTTTAAGAATTTATCAAAGGACGCGAAGCCCATTGAAAAGGAATTGCTGAAATAAACGGACGACAGAAAACCGGAAATCCGGTGTTAAGCGAGATTTTGTGAAAAGATGAAATAGTCAGGATGTAGATAAACGATGAATTCCTTTTCGGACGATTTGCTGAATAAAATGACCAGAATGGGATTTACTGTCTATGAGGCGAAAAGTTATTTGGGGCTTCTTAAACACAATCCGGCGACCGGCTATGAACTGAGCAAAGAGACGAACGTTCCCCGCTCCGTTATTTATTCCGTGCTGGACAAACTGGAAATGATGGGGCTCGTCAGTTATATTCATGACAAGCCGCGCCGGTACGTGCCACTCTCGCCTAAACAATTACTGTCGAAATTAGAAACAGATTTCTCGACGAAACTCATGACGTTTTCTTCTGAATTGCTGAAGTTCAACAACAAACCGGAAACCGAAGGATTTTGGAATATTAACGGTTATGAATCGCTCCTGATGACCTGCGTTTCACTGATAAGAGAAGCAAAGGAAACGATTTTCATTTCCGGGTGGCAACGCGAAATAAATCGATTGAAAGAGCCATTATTGGCCGCTAAAAAACGCGGTGTGGATATCATTATTTTTTCATTTACGGAGGTTTCCAAATCGCTCGGCCAGGTATTCGCTTATGGCATCGACGAGGAAAAATTATCTTCCATCTGGGACCATAAAATGATTCTCGTGACTGATTCGAGCAATCTTATCATGGGCCCTGCCAACATCGAAAAGCAGGAACAAGCGATCTGGACGCAGAATAAAGCGGTCTTAACCATTGCGATCAACTATATCATTCTCGACATTACACTTTATGGACAACGGATGAAATGCGATATTTCCGATACAGTCGTCAAACTAATGACGAAGCGCGTCGATTATCTGGATCATCTGATCGAACTAAGTATTCCAACCGAAAAGTGAGTCGTATTAATGACCAGATGGAACGCCAATATCCCGAAGAAAATTCTCGCGGTTCTTGGCGGATTAATAATCCTCTTTATCACATTTAAACCGACTATGCAAAACACGACGCAATCGTTGAACGGAAAATGGCTGATGTGGTACGACTCCGAAAATGTCGGGTTGCAGTCCGGATTCGAGAGGTGCGATTTCGACCGCAAAGGTTGGCGCTCCGTTACGATCCCGACATTCTGGGATGATACCAACTATGACGGCGTCGGTTGGTTCGCTCTGAATTTTATCCCGAAACCGTTTTTGAAAAACCATAAAGTCGCGCTGATGTTCGATTCAGTCGATGATAACGCCACTGTATTCCTGAACGGAAAACGTTTTTATGAACATGTTGGTGCGAATGTCAGATTCTTTATCGACGTGACTTCGGAGATGAGAATAGGCGAAGAAAATTTATTGGTCGTTCGGATCGAAGATACGGGCGGAGCGGGAGGAATTAGCGGCAACGTTTCCATTAAAACATTTCAAAACGAGACCGAACTGCTCATGGCCGAATATTCCAAACAGGAAGCGATACCTGTTCCGGAATGGGTGAGAGACGCGGTCATTTATGAGTTATATGTTCGGACGTACAGCGCCGAAGGGACGTTCAATGCCGTCACGGTTGACATTCCACGACTCCAAAAACTCGGCATCAATTGTATCTGGTTCATGCCGATTTTTCCGATAGGAGAAAAGAATCGGAAAGGCACGTTGGGAAGTCCGTATGCGATTCGCAATTTTACAACAGTGAATCCCGAATTCGGAACGGAATCGGATTTCATGAAATTGGTTCAAACGGCGCATCAAGCGGACATTCGGGTGATCATGGACATCGCCTGCAACCATTCGGCGTGGGACAATCCGTGGCTTGCCGAACATCCGGACTGGTACACGCAAGACTTATCTGGAAATATTATCTCGCCGAACGAAGATTGGACGGACGTTGCTGACCTGAATTATGATAATGCCGACTTACGTGAAGCGATGGTTGAGGTGCTTGAATCCTGGGTGAAAAATTTCAACATTGACGGCTATCGGATGGATGTGGCTGAATTGGTTCCAAACGATTTTTGGGAAGAGGTTTTACCGCGGTTACAAAAGATCAAACCGGACATTCTGATGCTCGCGGAAGGCGACCATCCGAGTCTGCATTCGACAGCTTTTCATTTGACTTATGCCTGGAATACGCGGCACATCTTGCATAAAATTCTCGTCGGTGGAAGTCCGGCGACTGAATTGTTCAAAGACCTTGAAAAAGAATATTATCGCTACCCGAAGAATTCGGTTAGGATGCGATTTATCGAGAATCACGATCAACCGCGGTCGGCGAAATATTTCGGAAGAGAGAAGATCAAACCCGCGGCGGCGGTTATTTTTACGCTTCCCGGCGTGCTGATGATCTATAACGGACAGGAAATCGGCGAGAATATCATGCCGTCTCATTTTGAGAAAAGCACGGTGAGATGGAATCGCGCCGATCCGGCAACCGAAAAACTTTTCTCCGAACTGATTGCGCTTCGGCGATCGTCAATCGCTCTCAGGCGCGGTAGTTTTTCACCGTTGATCAACTCATTGCCGGAAAAGATCGTTTCATTCATGAGATTTACCGAAGCGGAAACGATGCTGACCGTCGTCAATATGTCGCCAAAAATCGAATCTTGCGAGATATCTCTTGAAGATGTTTTCCGAAAATCTACAGGTAAA
This genomic interval carries:
- a CDS encoding sodium:solute symporter, with product MNITDYIILIIYLIGMLYVGFYFEKKASAGIDAYFLGNRSLSWWLLGSSGMSGNFDVTGTMINTAFIFAIGAAGFYIEFRGGVTLIMAFLLAFMGKWNRRARVMTIAEWMFFRFGDRRDGHIARIIGAVSQLVFAVAMVTYFVIGSGKFFAEFFNIPPMLGISPDMLAAIGLIILTMGYTVSSGLYAVVWTDFIQSVIIFFTIAFIAVMVFTKIPLQDKFKISYPLRPGEYKEEIAKTDWPKISQDLPSDSLRLVYIAPNNQSISIIVNKETIDKQLLSLPEKFEVEFSVKRNQFQSKSVTREQWTDVKPRWNLNFPKHADYSIYNFFGIAILFYLLKVFLEGSGGTGGYMIQRYFAAKSDREAGLLSLFWTFLLSFRWLFIGSIAILGIYYFNNIDTSIQSMDPEKVLPIVIHQMIPKGLKGLMVAGMMAAAMSTFSATINAGATYWVKDIYQTYMNPKASQRRLVWHSKISSIIIVMIGVGFAFTIRNINEIWGWITMSIGSGLLIPFLARWYWWRLNGYGFSWAVVVGMTAAVIQKLVFPYLPEYVSFLIINAIVAITLVVVTLLTPAPEDKVLGNFYNITKPFGFWGKFKSRLEPSMQKELTREHKFDVFTLLLAVPWQVCLFLMWMTLVMKRFDTFWILFGSTTVLSVALYFVWFKNLSKDAKPIEKELLK